In a single window of the Bactrocera dorsalis isolate Fly_Bdor chromosome 2, ASM2337382v1, whole genome shotgun sequence genome:
- the LOC105231524 gene encoding zinc finger and SCAN domain-containing protein 2 isoform X2 yields the protein MFSAANNTMQYGQNISIPYSQPQTDLNFLNSTDHKGKIHPKIERDREEVLNQQILQNVNQSWQTLANTANTVDYSSHLLSATLPISIQHFLKYSETIKKESSGIVGSQINSGNLNLSNLDTSPSGFKGDVLKNGTNLSLALGGVALAPPSNQQANGATHHNGGIVGMDHTVHMTNMTDNTNNGASLHQGVNGNAPNPNVNGQANNGQPTTNGTVTNGNTVTSTAPAGATTTSTGGTTTTTGKKTRKKKPPKEKKPRPKPGEIREIKALDGSTLYCCPECQMAYPDRSLIEQHVISHAVERRFVCDICNAALKRKDHLTRHKLSHIPDRPHVCNICMKSFKRKEQLTLHIVIHSGEKKHVCVECGKGFYRKDHLRKHTRSHIARRVKSEVSAQNVNGGSGTGNTAQNNTIQGS from the exons atgt TCTCGGCCGCCAATAACACAATGCAATACGGACAAAATATATCCATACCATATTCACAGCCGcaaactgatttaaattttctgaACTCCACGGACCATAAAGGGAAGATACATCCGAAAATCGAACGCGACCGCGAAGAAG TTTTGAATcaacaaattttgcaaaatgtCAATCAGTCGTGGCAAACATTGGCCAATACTGCCAACACCGTTGATTACTCGTCTCATTTGCTATCTGCAACACTGCCAATCTCAATACAACACTTCCTCAAATATTCCGAAACAATAAAGAAGGAATCCTCAGGTATTGTCGGCTCTCAAATCAACTCAGGGAATTTAAATTTGAGCAATTTGGATACATCACCATCGGGTTTTAAGGGTGATGTTCTCAAGAATGGCACGAATTTGAGTCTGGCACTCGGTGGTGTCGCACTCGCTCCGCCGTCCAATCAGCAAGCAAATGGCGCTACACATCACAATGGCGGCATTGTTGGCATGGATCATACTGTCCATATGACCAATATGACAGATAATACAAATAATGGTGCATCCCTACATCAGGGTGTTAATGGCAATGCGCCAAATCCAAATGTAAATGGACAAGCAAATAATGGTCAACCCACCACTAATGGTACGGTTACGAATGGTAACACGGTTACGAGCACTGCACCGGCTGGTGCCACGACTACCTCAACCGGTGGTACTACAACGACCACTGGCAAGAAGACCCGAAAGAAGAAGCCACCAAAGGAGAAGAAGCCACGCCCGAAACCGGGTGAGATACGTGAGATTAAAGCATTGGATGGTTCCACGCTCTATTGCTGCCCCGAATGTCAAATGGCCTATCCCGATCGTAGTTTAATCGAACAACATGTTATCTCACATGCCGTAGAGCGGCGGTTCGTTTGCGACATATGCAATGCTGCATTGAAGCGTAAAGATCATTTGACCCGTCACAAGCTATCGCACATACCGGATAGACCACATGTTTGTAAT ATTTGCATGAAGTCATTCAAGCGAAAGGAGCAATTAACACTGCACATTGTCATACATTCGGGAGAAAAGAAACATGTTTGCGTTGAGTGTGGCAAAG GCTTCTACCGTAAAGATCATCTGCGCAAGCATACACGATCGCACATTGCACGTCGCGTTAAGTCGGAAGTATCAGCGCAGAATGTAAATGGCGGCAGTGGCACCGGAAACACTGCTCAGAACAACACGATACAAGGCTCCTGA
- the LOC125776263 gene encoding putative uncharacterized protein DDB_G0277255, with amino-acid sequence MVTTIKITCDGVFIQSNSYLTPTASGNAVAHHRAHTNNIAQHLPTSPTSLPTTTTATSFAICSDDQSNSDTSSNECEHRLRQSFRHTNSPKVALISATISSCNNINNSTAFNSYSSNTSSSSSHSSSNSHTSNATQRQRRQRRSNSTSPRDSFKFITPEAVKSIPHGKAVDSRRRYYYSGTGASVAGNSNSNIYWCKQALIGSSGKGSVGSYEHANSAQKRRAHTAEHVTLTRSASSITPHKEFRNAPPSTTAATVAGVAKVVAVRRESNEQPSDGNKSDNQKSNKNSNRDISLAFAVCEKVHTDLYYSANQPPVNNNNNEDTHVNGDSGDDTSVKAVARQSDNNTKINQKYKNANFSVYTAKESSSSSSMSDCTTRNSNANSKPKTHVKCVSTKRISPNGSVSSADTTRLFNFLRAARKFYRSAANIDLADGSQNSADIVDGGCTQQHQSEPLKRRSSLAAINDRLEIADYNKSSADALGQITGSLNDDWFG; translated from the coding sequence ATGGtgacaacaataaaaatcacTTGTGACGGTGTATTCATACAATCCAATTCGTATCTTACGCCTACAGCGTCTGGCAACGCTGTTGCGCATCATCGTGCGCATACAAATAATATTGCACAACATTTGCCCACATCTCCAACATCGCTACCAACAACAACGACCGCAACATCGTTCGCCATTTGCAGCGACGATCAAAGCAACTCGGACACTAGTTCCAACGAGTGTGAACACAGATTGCGGCAGAGTTTCAGACACACAAACTCACCGAAAGTCGCACTCATATCGGCGACAATTAGCAGCTGCAACAATATAAACAACAGCACTGCATTTAACTCCTACTCCTCCAACACATCCTCATCCTCTTCGCATTCATCCAGCAACTCACACACCTCCAACGCAACGCAGCGCCAACGGCGTCAGCGGCGCAGTAATTCCACCAGTCCACGCGACTCATTCAAATTCATTACGCCTGAAGCTGTTAAGTCGATACCGCATGGCAAAGCGGTAGATTCGCGTCGTCGTTACTATTACAGCGGCACAGGCGCCAGCGTCGctggcaacagcaacagcaacatttATTGGTGCAAACAGGCCCTCATCGGTAGCAGTGGTAAAGGCAGCGTTGGCAGTTATGAGCATGCTAATAGTGCACAGAAGCGTCGCGCACATACTGCTGAACACGTTACGTTGACCCGGAGCGCCAGTAGTATTACGCCCCATAAAGAGTTTCGAAACGCGCCCCCATCAACTACAGCAGCGACAGTGGCAGGTGTGGCCAAGGTGGTGGCGGTACGACGAGAAAGCAATGAACAACCGTCGGACGGCAACAAAAGTGACAaccaaaaaagcaataaaaacagtaACCGTGACATATCACTTGCGTTTGCCGTCTGCGAAAAGGTGCACACAGACCTTTATTATAGCGCTAACCAACCACcagtaaataataacaataatgaagACACTCATGTAAACGGTGACAGTGGTGATGACACTTCAGTGAAAGCCGTAGCAAGACAAAgtgacaacaacacaaaaatcaaccaaaaatataaaaacgctAACTTCAGCGTGTATACTGCCAAAGAGAGTTCTTCTTCAAGTTCTATGTCCGACTGCACTACGCGGAATTCAAATGCGAACTCCAAGCCGAAGACGCATGTGAAATGTGTGTCAACAAAACGCATATCGCCCAACGGTAGTGTGTCGTCCGCTGATACAACACGCCTCTTTAATTTCCTACGTGCAGCGCGTAAATTTTATCGTAGTGCCGCGAATATTGATCTGGCAGATGGTAGTCAAAATTCCGCTGATATAGTAGATGGTGGGTGTACGCAACAGCACCAGTCAGAGCCGCTTAAGCGTCGTTCCTCGTTGGCGGCCATAAACGATCGGCTGGAGATTGCAGATTATAATAAGTCATCAGCTGATGCTTTAGGCCAAATAACCGGGTCTTTAAATGATGATTGGTTTGGTtag